One genomic region from Haladaptatus caseinilyticus encodes:
- a CDS encoding HAD-IIA family hydrolase yields MSICRGAIVDVDGTLVRGDDLLPGAKDGVNTLRENEIDLLFFSNNPTRPPEHYVERLGAHDIGIDAEQVLTSALVTAEFLETEYEERDLFVVGEPYLRDLLCERGFTVRDDPDVGEVVVGSIDREFDYEELTRALWALEDGSPFVGTDPDVTIPTPERLVPGSGAIINAIAGVAGRDPDHVLGKPAPEAGAAALERLGVQAEDCLVIGDRLDTDIALGEHIGATTVLVHSGVATPDDLEDSEIRPDYILDSVGQIGEVLGDRV; encoded by the coding sequence ATGAGCATCTGTCGCGGTGCAATCGTGGACGTGGACGGAACACTCGTTCGGGGTGACGACCTCCTGCCCGGAGCGAAGGACGGAGTAAACACGCTTCGCGAAAACGAAATCGACCTCCTCTTCTTTTCGAACAATCCGACACGTCCCCCCGAACACTACGTCGAGCGACTCGGTGCGCACGATATCGGAATCGATGCCGAACAGGTACTTACCTCGGCACTTGTCACGGCGGAGTTCCTCGAAACCGAATACGAGGAGCGCGACCTGTTCGTCGTCGGCGAGCCGTATCTTCGCGACCTCCTGTGCGAACGCGGGTTCACGGTTCGGGACGACCCCGACGTAGGGGAGGTCGTCGTCGGCTCTATCGACCGCGAGTTCGATTACGAGGAACTCACTCGCGCGCTCTGGGCGCTCGAAGATGGGTCCCCGTTCGTCGGCACTGACCCGGACGTGACGATTCCAACCCCCGAACGTCTCGTTCCGGGTTCCGGAGCGATCATTAACGCCATCGCAGGTGTCGCCGGGAGAGACCCCGACCACGTACTGGGCAAGCCAGCACCGGAAGCAGGAGCAGCTGCGCTTGAACGCCTGGGGGTTCAGGCGGAAGACTGCCTCGTCATCGGCGACCGACTGGATACGGACATCGCGCTCGGCGAACACATCGGCGCGACGACCGTGCTCGTCCACTCGGGAGTGGCGACACCGGACGATCTCGAAGATTCCGAGATTCGACCGGACTATATCCTCGACTCTGTTGGGCAGATAGGGGAAGTGCTCGGGGACCGAGTTTGA
- a CDS encoding extracellular solute-binding protein encodes MGSRDTICDDSPTSTVTRREFARRAGALGGIGAVGGYTSIDRARGGTTVQWASNSDFWELTETFQHALWEAGLDRNISLEIIPGPAETNEVQQQYTRWLSANLSEPDLLMTDSGWTLDFIIQRQLLNLTEHLPEELLRRIESTYFRTSLSTAEGPSGDLYAVPLYPDFPTILYRKDLVEEAGYDPDGEDWATDTIEWKRFSRVTRNVLDRNADVPYGFTFQGSQYEGLPCCDFNEFMTSWGGAYFGGRKYLFGPVGKRPVTVNSQPTVDSIRMIRTFLYGQDDESALDGYAGEIVPRAVLSWIEDTSLAPFLNGDAVMHRNWPYAILSAGADSAFGTDLGVMPIPYAVTAQQAKYPGTGGPTASLGGWHVAVNPNTNKLDETLQVLEAMTQESFQLTLLRNLGLLPPNRTLFDSSRAKQVPVMGRYLDSLRVAGENAIPRPVTIAWVQESEKIAQNVFSAYSGVLSPERAMSELESQIRLIENYNEL; translated from the coding sequence ATGGGATCACGTGACACAATCTGTGACGATAGTCCGACATCCACCGTGACGCGGCGGGAATTCGCTCGACGGGCGGGTGCACTCGGTGGAATCGGCGCGGTCGGTGGCTACACATCCATCGATCGTGCTCGGGGCGGGACGACGGTTCAGTGGGCCTCGAACAGTGATTTCTGGGAACTCACGGAGACGTTTCAGCACGCGCTTTGGGAGGCTGGGTTAGATCGAAACATCTCGCTCGAAATCATCCCCGGGCCGGCAGAAACGAACGAGGTTCAACAACAGTACACGCGGTGGCTGTCGGCCAATCTGTCCGAGCCGGACCTCCTCATGACCGATAGCGGGTGGACGCTCGACTTCATCATCCAGCGACAACTGCTCAACCTAACTGAACACCTTCCTGAGGAACTGTTACGACGGATCGAGTCGACGTATTTCCGAACGAGCTTATCGACGGCCGAGGGACCAAGCGGTGATCTCTACGCTGTGCCACTCTACCCCGACTTTCCGACGATCCTGTATCGAAAAGACCTGGTCGAAGAGGCAGGGTACGACCCCGACGGGGAGGACTGGGCGACGGATACGATCGAATGGAAGCGGTTTTCCAGGGTGACACGGAACGTACTCGACCGAAATGCGGACGTTCCGTATGGATTTACGTTCCAAGGAAGCCAATACGAGGGTCTCCCGTGTTGTGACTTCAACGAATTCATGACGAGTTGGGGCGGTGCGTATTTCGGTGGCCGAAAATATCTCTTCGGACCAGTCGGAAAGCGCCCGGTTACGGTGAATTCACAACCCACGGTGGATTCGATTCGAATGATTCGGACGTTCCTGTACGGCCAGGACGACGAATCGGCTCTCGACGGATACGCGGGCGAAATCGTACCTCGAGCGGTTTTATCCTGGATAGAGGATACATCCCTCGCACCGTTTCTCAACGGTGATGCAGTGATGCACCGAAATTGGCCGTACGCGATCCTCAGTGCCGGTGCCGATAGCGCGTTCGGTACCGACTTGGGTGTCATGCCGATTCCGTATGCCGTAACCGCACAACAGGCGAAATACCCCGGAACAGGTGGACCGACTGCCTCGCTCGGGGGATGGCACGTCGCCGTCAACCCAAACACGAACAAGTTAGACGAGACACTACAGGTGCTCGAAGCGATGACGCAGGAGTCGTTTCAGCTGACTCTCCTTCGGAATTTGGGGTTGTTACCGCCAAACCGGACGCTCTTTGACTCCTCGCGGGCGAAACAGGTGCCGGTGATGGGACGGTATTTGGATTCGCTTCGCGTCGCGGGCGAAAACGCGATACCACGCCCTGTAACGATCGCGTGGGTCCAGGAGTCGGAGAAGATCGCCCAGAACGTCTTCTCCGCGTATTCCGGCGTCCTCTCCCCGGAACGGGCGATGTCGGAGCTAGAATCCCAAATCCGACTCATCGAGAATTACAACGAACTATAA
- a CDS encoding potassium channel family protein, with protein sequence MKRQRRRALLYIAAFITVLVVYTFVYSWAMQTFEGVDRSFLEAFGIVIETFTTTGYGTDSIYWDSMEMQILVIIMQMTGVVLIFMALPLFVAPWIQEAIRASPPTSMDELDGHVVICGYSPRAETLIDELRSWDRNYVVVVSDREEALDLYEANVNVVHGDPESAEVLEKVHVGSADTIIADATDEQNASIALAVREVSNDVQVISLVEDADLTNYLKYAGADQVFSPRRLLGHSLAEKVTASVTTDLGETVTIGEDFEIVELSIQDGSKVAGAKLAESGIRERTGASIIGLWRRGEFQSSPSPDTTLDESTILLVAGREKQLERLKEMTLSDGHGSARRSVIVAGYGEVGSTVEEEMQSTAMGTVVVDIEDKPGVNVVGDVTDEGVLREAGVEHANALILALGDDTTTIFATLVARELAPGVEIVARANETDNIGKLYSAGADYVLALETVSGRMLASTILDEEEVISPDKQVEIVRTTAPRLSGQDLKDAAIRSRTGCTVIAVERNGDVITDLGPEFTIRRDDQLIIAGTDDDTNEFAEIAQ encoded by the coding sequence ATGAAACGACAACGACGGCGAGCGCTGCTCTATATTGCTGCATTCATCACGGTTCTCGTCGTGTACACGTTCGTCTACTCGTGGGCGATGCAGACGTTCGAAGGCGTTGACCGGAGCTTTCTCGAAGCGTTCGGTATCGTCATCGAGACGTTTACCACGACCGGATACGGGACGGACTCGATCTACTGGGATTCGATGGAGATGCAGATTCTCGTCATCATCATGCAGATGACGGGCGTCGTGCTCATCTTCATGGCTTTACCCCTGTTCGTGGCCCCATGGATTCAGGAAGCGATACGTGCGAGTCCACCCACGTCGATGGACGAATTGGACGGTCACGTCGTCATCTGTGGTTACTCGCCGCGGGCGGAGACGCTCATCGACGAACTTCGGTCGTGGGATCGAAACTACGTCGTCGTCGTCAGCGACCGTGAGGAAGCACTCGACCTGTACGAGGCGAACGTCAACGTCGTTCACGGTGACCCGGAATCGGCGGAGGTTCTGGAAAAAGTACACGTAGGCAGTGCGGACACCATCATCGCGGACGCGACCGACGAACAGAACGCCAGTATCGCGCTCGCTGTTCGGGAAGTTTCGAACGACGTACAAGTTATCAGTCTCGTCGAAGATGCCGACCTGACGAACTACCTTAAATACGCCGGCGCGGATCAAGTGTTTTCGCCACGGCGTCTTCTCGGTCACAGTCTCGCCGAAAAAGTGACCGCGTCAGTGACGACCGACCTCGGCGAAACGGTCACTATCGGTGAGGATTTCGAAATCGTCGAGCTGTCCATCCAAGACGGGAGCAAGGTCGCAGGCGCAAAACTCGCGGAGAGCGGTATTCGGGAGCGAACCGGAGCGAGTATCATCGGTCTCTGGCGGCGTGGGGAGTTTCAGAGTTCGCCATCTCCGGACACCACCTTGGACGAGAGCACGATCCTGCTCGTTGCAGGCCGGGAGAAACAACTGGAACGGCTAAAGGAGATGACGCTCTCGGACGGACACGGGTCCGCTCGCAGGTCGGTCATCGTCGCGGGATACGGGGAGGTCGGCTCGACGGTAGAAGAGGAGATGCAATCGACAGCTATGGGTACTGTCGTCGTCGATATCGAAGATAAGCCCGGCGTTAACGTCGTCGGCGACGTAACTGACGAGGGGGTTTTACGCGAGGCTGGTGTCGAGCACGCGAACGCACTCATTCTCGCACTCGGTGACGATACGACGACGATCTTTGCGACCCTCGTCGCGCGCGAACTCGCACCCGGTGTCGAAATCGTCGCACGGGCGAACGAGACCGACAACATCGGCAAACTGTACAGTGCAGGTGCCGATTACGTTCTCGCGCTCGAAACTGTTAGTGGTCGGATGCTCGCTTCGACGATCTTAGACGAGGAGGAAGTCATTTCGCCGGACAAACAGGTCGAAATCGTTCGAACGACCGCACCTCGACTCTCGGGACAGGACCTCAAGGATGCAGCAATCCGTTCACGAACGGGATGTACCGTTATCGCAGTCGAACGAAACGGCGATGTTATCACCGACCTCGGTCCTGAGTTCACGATTCGACGAGACGACCAACTCATCATCGCCGGAACCGACGACGACACGAACGAGTTCGCCGAGATCGCTCAGTAG
- a CDS encoding stage II sporulation protein M: protein MKFGNAGSSVWSVLRSRPATVLPIYLAGTSVGMVAQTVPIVGVVVAYILLGTARIRSIFSTIRSIDFSQSDLSNAEMERLGDAMTKLFTPEITLTLLLSVVGAIVVFFVARAIAEAAQVHTATAALRNETAIAAGVTGAREDSWTFLKLSMVRMTATLLLLLPSALPAILAGEFTPATVLLSLLVFLLLTPVLLVVNLLFLFVPQAIVIDGVGVRAGIRRSARFGWNNKARVAAYLVVVIGLFGMLGFVSVLFQFLGVSRVLGIVLAFGLFPTLSLLKTALYLDDSPLEPEPRGSIRGAFGRGLTELTSFVFGRFELVLIASGLFAGGIVGGWVTTSPFALTTLQTDVSKNVFGSVPFGAFVTLTVNNWLVAISAAFAGLVFGIPAVVTLLFNGLIVGGVVGLLPDTTLAIALIAPHGIIEIPALAVAGALGLHLGGVSWSYVRGSTGAPGLAAELVRAYYILLGLLPVFIVAAFIEAFLTWWVATSFV, encoded by the coding sequence ATGAAGTTCGGCAACGCCGGTTCGTCGGTATGGTCGGTGCTCCGCTCTCGCCCCGCGACGGTGCTTCCGATCTATCTCGCCGGAACGAGCGTTGGCATGGTTGCACAAACGGTACCGATCGTCGGGGTCGTAGTGGCCTACATACTCCTCGGAACGGCTCGAATCCGATCCATCTTTAGTACGATTCGGAGTATCGATTTCAGCCAATCGGACTTGAGCAACGCCGAAATGGAACGGCTCGGGGACGCGATGACAAAGCTGTTCACGCCCGAAATAACCCTGACCCTTCTCCTCTCGGTAGTCGGTGCTATCGTCGTTTTCTTCGTCGCTCGCGCCATCGCGGAAGCGGCGCAGGTCCACACGGCGACGGCCGCCCTCCGAAACGAGACTGCGATTGCAGCAGGAGTTACCGGTGCCCGCGAGGACTCGTGGACGTTCCTCAAACTGTCCATGGTTCGTATGACCGCCACCCTTCTACTGTTGCTTCCGAGCGCTCTCCCAGCAATCCTCGCCGGGGAGTTCACACCGGCGACTGTTCTATTGTCACTTCTCGTATTTCTGTTGCTAACCCCGGTGTTGTTGGTCGTCAATCTCCTCTTTTTGTTCGTCCCGCAGGCAATCGTCATCGATGGCGTGGGAGTACGCGCTGGAATCCGCCGAAGTGCGCGTTTCGGCTGGAACAACAAGGCCCGTGTCGCGGCGTATCTCGTCGTCGTCATCGGTCTCTTCGGGATGCTCGGGTTCGTTTCGGTCCTCTTCCAATTCCTCGGCGTCAGTCGGGTTCTCGGAATCGTTCTCGCGTTCGGCCTGTTTCCGACCCTCAGCCTCCTGAAAACGGCGCTCTATCTCGACGATTCGCCGCTCGAACCCGAACCACGCGGGTCGATTCGGGGCGCATTCGGCCGTGGACTCACCGAGCTTACGTCGTTCGTATTCGGTCGGTTCGAACTCGTCCTTATCGCGAGCGGTCTCTTCGCGGGCGGAATCGTCGGCGGCTGGGTGACGACAAGTCCGTTTGCGCTCACCACCCTTCAGACAGATGTTTCAAAAAACGTGTTCGGGTCGGTCCCCTTCGGAGCGTTCGTCACGTTGACGGTCAACAATTGGTTAGTCGCCATCTCAGCGGCGTTTGCCGGGCTCGTATTCGGTATCCCAGCCGTCGTCACGCTTCTGTTCAACGGTCTCATCGTCGGCGGTGTCGTCGGGTTGCTTCCCGACACGACGCTTGCAATCGCCCTCATCGCACCACACGGGATCATCGAAATACCCGCGTTAGCGGTCGCGGGCGCGCTCGGCCTTCACCTCGGCGGCGTCTCATGGTCGTACGTTCGCGGCTCCACGGGAGCACCTGGTCTCGCAGCGGAACTCGTTCGGGCGTACTACATCCTGCTGGGACTACTCCCGGTGTTCATCGTCGCGGCGTTTATCGAGGCGTTCCTAACGTGGTGGGTGGCCACCTCGTTCGTATAA
- a CDS encoding DUF3179 domain-containing protein — MNVRQVIPRDAIPSVNGPEFGSAYDGNPDDRVVVFEPESGPVRAYPVRYLHYHEIVNDEPNGQPIAVTWCPLCGSAIVYSREASQGTLEFGVSGKLAADDLVMYDRETETEWKQSSGEAIAGELRGESLAVLPAALITWNEFRERHSDGLVLQPPGGESEASGPGDDPAPIDYDAEPYRAYFEHDGFGLDAHRGGDSRAWKRDDIDPKAVVLGLESDGDALGFPLPRVEDAGNVVTASIGEIDVVVFAADGIHAFEHLGFNFEYEDELFFRADGVRWHGASGESGGGRQLTRLPARRLFAFAWQDDHGEDGFWSPE, encoded by the coding sequence ATGAACGTGAGACAGGTCATTCCCCGGGATGCTATTCCGAGTGTGAACGGCCCGGAATTCGGGTCGGCGTACGACGGAAACCCGGACGACCGAGTCGTCGTCTTCGAACCCGAATCGGGGCCGGTGCGCGCCTATCCGGTTCGGTATCTACACTATCACGAAATCGTCAACGACGAACCGAACGGCCAACCGATCGCCGTGACGTGGTGTCCGCTTTGTGGCAGTGCCATCGTCTATTCGCGCGAAGCCAGCCAGGGAACGCTCGAGTTCGGGGTATCGGGAAAGCTCGCCGCCGACGACCTCGTCATGTACGACCGCGAAACGGAAACGGAGTGGAAACAGTCGAGTGGCGAGGCGATCGCGGGTGAACTCCGTGGCGAATCGCTCGCCGTCCTCCCCGCCGCACTCATCACGTGGAACGAGTTCCGCGAGCGACACTCGGACGGTCTCGTTCTTCAGCCGCCCGGTGGCGAGAGCGAAGCGAGCGGTCCGGGCGACGACCCGGCACCCATCGACTACGATGCTGAACCGTATCGGGCGTACTTCGAGCACGACGGATTCGGATTAGATGCCCATCGCGGCGGCGACTCCCGAGCGTGGAAGCGCGACGACATCGACCCGAAAGCCGTCGTTCTCGGCCTCGAATCCGACGGCGATGCACTTGGGTTCCCACTGCCCCGTGTCGAAGATGCGGGTAACGTCGTGACGGCGAGTATCGGTGAAATCGACGTCGTTGTATTTGCGGCGGATGGGATTCATGCCTTCGAACATCTCGGTTTCAATTTCGAGTACGAAGATGAGTTGTTCTTTCGTGCCGATGGGGTGCGCTGGCACGGTGCAAGTGGCGAGAGCGGCGGCGGCCGCCAGTTGACGAGACTCCCCGCGCGCCGACTGTTCGCGTTCGCATGGCAGGACGACCACGGTGAGGACGGATTCTGGTCGCCCGAGTAA
- a CDS encoding MmgE/PrpD family protein, with the protein MTTTAEIADFVTETAFDDLSEETVDELKKRILDSLGIAVGAMGEKPVEDVRATVEEMNGQGCTLWGGGTASPPDATMLNTAAVRYLDYMDSFLAPGETPHPSDNIAGLIAAGEYAGRSGEALLTAVGIAYEVQGELAWNAPVRDRGWDHVTHTVISAAAGGAKLLDLDREATRSALGIAGTAHNALRVTRTEGISEWKGLASANAARNGVYAAMLAKNDVEGPTNLFEGQKGWKHIISGDFEVDLSPVERVHDVMTKKFVAETYAQSAVEGIIELATQNHIDPNDVDSIHLDTFAGAKLIIGGGEGSRYDVETKAQADHSLPYMLAAALIDREMTNAQYDPERIRRDDVQELLRTVEVEADETLTDRFEAGEMPAIITVTMDDGTTHRIEKTDFEGHPNNSMSWEQIETKFGRMTKDRYDQPRRERIVETVLQLENHDVVDLVSLLD; encoded by the coding sequence ATGACCACGACCGCCGAGATAGCGGATTTCGTCACCGAAACGGCGTTCGACGACCTCTCCGAGGAGACCGTGGACGAACTAAAAAAACGAATCCTCGATTCGTTGGGCATCGCAGTCGGTGCGATGGGCGAAAAGCCAGTCGAAGACGTCCGGGCGACAGTCGAAGAGATGAACGGTCAAGGATGTACCCTCTGGGGAGGTGGAACGGCATCACCTCCGGACGCCACCATGCTGAACACGGCCGCCGTGCGCTACCTGGATTACATGGACTCGTTTCTTGCACCGGGCGAGACGCCCCACCCCAGCGACAACATCGCGGGACTAATCGCCGCCGGGGAGTATGCGGGGCGATCGGGGGAGGCACTCCTCACTGCGGTCGGAATCGCCTACGAGGTACAAGGCGAACTCGCGTGGAACGCGCCGGTTCGTGACCGGGGATGGGACCACGTCACACATACCGTTATTTCCGCGGCCGCCGGGGGCGCGAAACTCCTCGACCTCGACCGTGAAGCGACCCGTTCTGCACTCGGCATCGCGGGCACCGCACACAACGCCCTTCGGGTAACCCGGACCGAGGGGATTTCAGAATGGAAGGGGTTGGCATCCGCGAACGCAGCCAGAAACGGGGTATATGCAGCCATGCTCGCGAAAAACGACGTCGAAGGACCGACGAACCTCTTCGAGGGCCAGAAAGGGTGGAAGCATATCATCTCCGGAGATTTCGAAGTCGATCTGTCCCCGGTAGAGCGCGTCCACGACGTGATGACGAAGAAGTTCGTCGCTGAAACCTACGCCCAGTCCGCCGTGGAGGGAATCATCGAACTGGCAACGCAGAACCATATCGACCCCAACGATGTGGATTCGATCCATCTCGACACGTTTGCAGGTGCGAAACTCATCATCGGCGGCGGTGAGGGAAGCCGATACGATGTCGAGACGAAAGCACAGGCCGACCACTCGCTCCCGTATATGTTGGCTGCCGCGCTCATCGACCGCGAAATGACGAACGCCCAGTACGATCCGGAACGAATTCGCCGCGACGACGTGCAGGAACTCCTTCGAACCGTCGAGGTGGAAGCAGACGAAACGTTGACTGACCGCTTCGAAGCGGGTGAGATGCCCGCAATCATCACCGTGACGATGGACGACGGGACGACTCACCGTATCGAAAAGACCGACTTCGAAGGTCACCCGAACAACTCGATGTCGTGGGAGCAGATCGAAACGAAGTTCGGGCGGATGACCAAAGATCGATACGACCAGCCTCGGCGGGAGCGAATCGTCGAAACGGTGCTTCAGCTAGAAAACCACGATGTCGTTGACCTCGTCTCGTTGCTCGACTGA
- a CDS encoding phosphosulfolactate synthase codes for MTDRAFDFLHTNERESKPREKGITEMRGPYYDPMGPRELQDILDTMGEYVDIYKFSGGSFALMPEDVVEELIAVCHEYDVQVSTGGFIENVLVRDNDKVEQYVEEAGNLGFDIVEISSGFIAIGTDDLVALTELVQDHGLKAKPEINVQFGAGGASAVEELESEEAIDPASAIREAKRHLDAGAYKIMVESEGITEQVREWRTDVAFAIANEVGIENCVFEAADPEVFEWYIKNFGPEVNLFVDNSQIVELECMRSGLWGKKSSWGRVVSYDGH; via the coding sequence ATGACCGATAGAGCATTCGACTTCCTGCACACGAACGAGCGCGAATCGAAACCACGCGAGAAGGGAATCACGGAGATGCGGGGGCCGTACTACGACCCGATGGGGCCACGCGAACTTCAAGACATCCTCGATACCATGGGCGAGTACGTGGACATCTACAAGTTCTCCGGCGGGTCGTTCGCTCTGATGCCCGAGGATGTCGTTGAAGAACTCATCGCTGTATGCCACGAATACGACGTTCAGGTCTCGACGGGTGGATTCATCGAGAACGTCCTCGTCCGCGACAACGATAAGGTAGAACAGTACGTCGAGGAGGCTGGCAATCTCGGTTTCGATATCGTGGAAATCTCGTCGGGCTTTATCGCGATCGGGACCGACGACCTCGTGGCGTTGACCGAACTGGTCCAAGACCACGGCCTGAAAGCGAAGCCGGAAATCAACGTCCAGTTCGGTGCTGGCGGTGCCTCGGCTGTCGAGGAGCTGGAGAGCGAGGAAGCTATCGATCCGGCGAGTGCGATTCGGGAGGCAAAGCGACACCTCGATGCGGGTGCGTACAAGATCATGGTCGAATCGGAAGGTATCACGGAACAAGTGCGCGAGTGGCGAACCGATGTCGCCTTCGCAATCGCCAACGAGGTCGGTATCGAGAACTGCGTGTTCGAGGCCGCGGACCCCGAAGTGTTCGAGTGGTACATCAAAAACTTCGGTCCCGAAGTGAACTTGTTCGTGGACAACTCCCAAATCGTGGAGTTGGAATGTATGCGCTCCGGACTGTGGGGCAAGAAGAGTTCATGGGGACGAGTGGTGTCGTACGACGGACACTGA
- a CDS encoding DoxX family protein: MGATSQLRNWLPLVLRILIAATLALPATGKFLDYGGQVEFFASLGIPAPGILVLLVGVAELASVIMLLFGIAGRVAALGLIGIMLVAIIIAGANPLNLTILLASVGILALGTGPYSLWELETKSSDISG; the protein is encoded by the coding sequence ATGGGTGCCACGAGCCAACTCCGCAACTGGCTTCCACTCGTTTTACGGATCCTCATCGCCGCCACCCTCGCGCTCCCGGCCACTGGTAAGTTCCTGGACTACGGTGGGCAGGTCGAATTCTTCGCGAGTCTCGGTATTCCCGCTCCCGGAATTTTGGTCCTCCTCGTTGGCGTGGCCGAACTAGCGTCCGTCATCATGCTCCTCTTCGGCATCGCCGGGCGAGTTGCTGCGCTCGGGCTGATTGGTATCATGCTCGTCGCCATCATCATTGCGGGAGCGAATCCACTCAATCTCACGATACTCCTCGCATCGGTCGGCATTCTCGCTCTCGGCACGGGACCGTATTCGCTTTGGGAACTGGAAACTAAATCATCCGACATAAGCGGGTGA
- a CDS encoding phosphorylase family protein, whose translation MTKNVSSTELQILLLPAFADDDFVSDEALPNEIERWFDAYDFSSEIDVSGANMPVFHTDDGIGITATGMGKSESATTVAAILASPKIDCSNAYFLTVGVAGTTPEVGTLGSVFIADAVVDWDCKQRWAERDDPDDDRTVQLLPYRPRDYVYRLNEALVEDAYDRARDVTLRDSKPVERLRNRYSQPAAREPPSVGVGATLCGDEFWHGKTVAEDAQWLVEQYDAGTYATTEMEEYGTATALDRFGLLHRYLSIRSVVNFDRPHERQTVRESLATDLGKPAVELGMENTFRVGSRVVEGLKKR comes from the coding sequence ATGACGAAAAACGTGTCCTCGACCGAACTGCAAATCCTCCTCCTCCCAGCTTTTGCGGACGACGATTTCGTCTCCGACGAAGCCCTTCCGAACGAAATCGAACGTTGGTTCGACGCTTACGACTTTTCGAGCGAGATCGATGTTTCCGGCGCGAACATGCCGGTTTTCCATACGGACGATGGGATCGGAATCACGGCTACCGGAATGGGAAAATCCGAATCCGCGACGACCGTAGCCGCGATACTCGCGTCTCCCAAGATCGACTGTTCGAACGCGTACTTTCTGACGGTCGGCGTCGCGGGCACGACACCCGAAGTCGGAACACTCGGGTCCGTCTTCATCGCCGACGCTGTCGTCGATTGGGACTGTAAACAGCGCTGGGCCGAGCGCGACGACCCTGATGACGATAGAACCGTACAGCTACTTCCCTACCGCCCCCGAGACTACGTCTATCGACTGAACGAAGCCCTCGTGGAGGATGCGTACGACAGGGCAAGAGACGTTACACTTCGTGATTCGAAGCCAGTAGAACGTCTCCGAAACCGATACTCACAACCGGCGGCACGCGAACCGCCAAGCGTCGGGGTCGGGGCGACACTGTGTGGTGACGAGTTCTGGCATGGAAAGACCGTTGCCGAGGACGCTCAGTGGCTCGTCGAACAGTACGATGCTGGAACCTACGCGACGACGGAGATGGAGGAGTATGGAACCGCGACCGCACTCGATCGGTTCGGTCTCCTGCACCGCTATCTGAGCATCCGCAGCGTCGTGAATTTCGATAGACCACACGAACGCCAGACAGTACGGGAGAGTCTCGCAACGGACCTCGGGAAACCGGCGGTCGAACTCGGGATGGAAAACACCTTCCGAGTCGGTTCGCGAGTCGTCGAAGGACTCAAAAAACGGTGA